The Vigna unguiculata cultivar IT97K-499-35 chromosome 6, ASM411807v1, whole genome shotgun sequence genome contains a region encoding:
- the LOC114187824 gene encoding zinc finger BED domain-containing protein RICESLEEPER 2-like yields MSLIHEDDCSVSKPIEHALSTPSIVSGSTNMGPPSHEGRKNRSKAWNHFIQIEPKLDKRAQCKYCDILIRYEKGTTAMRNHVLRRPNNPNKRQKVGSSSTIDGNINSPSYGRFDQEICQEELVKMFVEVELPFRFVEHVAFRRYSNALQPRFKIPSHYTISRNIVTLWNAKKIYLKDFISQHCQRVCLTTDAWTSPQNQSYMCLTPHFIDNDWNLHKRILNFRQVISHTGEAMAKFVESCLHEWGLSRVLTLTIDNATSNDTGVQHLKKILLSWNNSVLKGDYTHMRCCAHILNLIVSSGLKEIDNSILRIRAAVKYIRSSPSRFMKFKECVESQKIEYKGHICLDVETRWNSTYLMLDVAFKHKMAFVELEFYDTKYANELGKGIGLPSYEDWEYVESILPFLSIFYEATLRISGNSYVTSNIYMLEVVGIWNGINHLLKSNATSSATYKMA; encoded by the coding sequence ATGTCATTAATACATGAAGATGATTGTTCCGTCTCCAAACCAATTGAGCATGCACTTTCTACTCCATCAATTGTTAGTGGCTCTACAAATATGGGACCCCCTTCTCATGAGGGACGGAAAAATCGATCAAAAGCTTGGAATCATTTCATTCAAATAGAACCAAAATTGGATAAAAGGGCTCAATGCAAGTATTGTGATATCCTTATTCGATATGAGAAAGGAACAACTGCAATGCGTAATCATGTGTTGAGACGTCCAAATAACCCCAATAAGAGACAAAAAGTAGGTTCATCTTCAACAATTGATGGAAATATTAACTCTCCTTCTTATGGTAGATTTGACCAAGAAATTTGTCAAGAAGAACTGGTAAAAATGTTTGTGGAAGTTGAACTCCCCTTTCGATTTGTAGAGCATGTTGCTTTTAGGAGGTATTCAAATGCTTTACAACCAAGATTTAAGATCCCATCACATTATACCATATCACGGAATATTGTGACATTATGGAATGcaaaaaagatatatttgaaggattttatttCTCAACATTGTCAAAGAGTTTGTCTCACTACTGATGCATGGACTTCACCTCAAAATCAAAGTTATATGTGTTTAACACCCCACTTCATCGACAATGATTGGAATTTGCATAAAAGGATTTTGAATTTCCGTCAAGTAATAAGTCATACCGGAGAGGCCATGGCTAAATTTGTTGAGTCATGCTTGCATGAATGGGGGTTGAGTCGTGTTTTGACCTTGACAATAGATAATGCTACATCAAATGACACGGGAGTTCAACACTTGAAGAAAATACTATTGTCTTGGAATAACTCGGTTTTGAAAGGTGACTATACTCATATGCGTTGTTGTGCACATATTTTGAACTTAATTGTGAGTAGTGGTCTAAAAGAGATTGATAACTCAATTTTAAGAATTCGTGCTGCAGTGAAATATATTAGATCATCTCCTTCTAGATTTATGAAATTCAAAGAGTGTGTTGAAAGCCAAAAGATTGAATATAAAGGTCATATTTGCTTGGATGTTGAAACCAGGTGGAACTCAACATATTTGATGTTAGATGTTGCTTTCAAGCATAAAATGGCATTTGTGGAGCTTGAGTTTTATGATACAAAATATGCTAATGAGTTGGGAAAGGGGATTGGATTGCCTTCTTATGAAGATTGGGAGTATGTTGAGTCTATTCTACCTTTCTTGAGCATTTTTTATGAAGCTACTTTGCGCATCTCAGGTAACTCTTATGTTACTAGTAATATCTACATGTTAGAAGTGGTAGGAATTTGGAATGGGATCAATCATCTCCTCAAGTCCAATGCTACAAGCAGTGCTACATATAAGATGgcttaa
- the LOC114187825 gene encoding dof zinc finger protein DOF3.5-like translates to MESGLKGEVEISPNCPRCGSSNTKFCYYNNYSLTQPRYFCKGCRRYWTKGGSLRNVPVGGGCRKNIRGNKNLLRQSIDGFTFKTSSSPSANATDHNNNNHVEHSYDPRIRTSAISGSLVVNDGPIDLALVYANFLNQKPSSESRIESSNLDQIPTAFNPSLENNSRLSNTDVIGYFNLPEQTSTPGLYIEFIYCHYSFSDLNQ, encoded by the coding sequence ATGGAGAGTGGATTGAAGGGTGAGGTTGAGATATCACCAAATTGTCCAAGGTGTGGTTCTTCCAACACCAAGTTCTGCTACTACAATAACTACAGCTTAACTCAACCGAGGTACTTTTGCAAAGGTTGCAGAAGATACTGGACCAAAGGAGGGTCTCTGCGAAATGTTCCTGTTGGTGGTGGCTGTAGGAAGAACATAAGAGGTAACAAGAATTTGTTAAGACAATCCATTGATGGTTTCACTTTCAAAACTTCATCATCACCTTCTGCCAATGCCACAGATCATAATAACAACAACCATGTTGAGCATTCTTATGATCCCAGAATAAGAACTTCTGCAATTTCTGGTTCCTTAGTGGTCAATGATGGTCCAATTGATCTTGCACTAGTTTATGCAAATTTCCTCAACCAAAAACCCAGTTCTGAATCTAGGATTGAGAGCAGTAACTTAGATCAAATTCCAACAGCTTTTAATCCTTCTCTTGAGAATAATTCAAGGCTATCAAACACAGATGTTATTGGGTATTTTAATCTTCCAGAACAAACATCCACACCAGGACTTTACATTGAATTCATTTACTGCCACTACTCTTTCTCTGATCTAAACCAATAG